One Sulfitobacter donghicola DSW-25 = KCTC 12864 = JCM 14565 genomic window carries:
- a CDS encoding CatB-related O-acetyltransferase, with product MPPVRAPKVIKCSGNFTLFAEDETTVALSELGGAAWLGFGSYVGAGSAIRSYVEIGRYCSIGRDVSVGLGNHDLTATSTSPWFPVRNDLEMPLAQKEPARRVLIGHDVWIGDGAKIVSGVTIGTGAMIATSAVVTKDVAPYEVVGGHPCQDHQETLACQDHQGGTEKRMVGI from the coding sequence ATGCCCCCCGTCCGCGCACCCAAGGTTATAAAATGTAGCGGCAACTTTACGTTGTTTGCCGAAGACGAAACAACGGTTGCCCTCAGCGAGTTGGGGGGCGCTGCATGGCTCGGGTTTGGCAGCTATGTGGGCGCGGGCAGTGCCATACGTAGTTATGTCGAGATTGGACGCTATTGCAGCATTGGGCGTGATGTCAGTGTGGGGCTGGGTAATCATGATCTTACTGCCACCTCCACGTCGCCATGGTTTCCTGTACGCAATGATCTCGAAATGCCGCTGGCCCAAAAAGAACCAGCGCGCAGGGTTCTAATCGGGCATGATGTCTGGATCGGGGACGGGGCAAAGATCGTTAGCGGTGTGACCATCGGGACAGGGGCGATGATTGCCACAAGTGCCGTGGTCACCAAAGATGTGGCCCCTTACGAGGTTGTGGGGGGGCATCCCTGCCAAGACCATCAAGAAACGCTGGCCTGCCAAGACCATCAAGGCGGTACTGAAAAGCGAATGGTGGGAATATGA